The stretch of DNA TAATGTTGAATCGCCATCATAAGCCTTATCATTGATCAGCGTCCAGGTGAAGGCCACGTCTTCTGCGGTTAGAGGCGAGCCATCGCTAAACTTGGCATCTTGTGCAAGATGAAAGGTATAAGTTAATTCATCCTCACTAATATCCCAGCTCTCAGCGATCGCTGCTTCAGGCAGCCCTTTCTCATCCAGAGTTACCAAGGGAGTATACAGGAGGCTGGATACGTTACCGTCATACCCGCTCTGGTGAAAGTAAGGCGTAAACGCCCCAGAGGGGTCCGTTAACCCAACGATGATCGTATCCGTTCTTTTCTTCGCAATATCGGGCAATTTGGACAAATCTGCTGCTTGAACTGGTTCAAGCGATGTTGCTGTAGTTGTCACTGCATTGCTTGAGCCTTTGCTGCTTGGAGAGTTTGAGGCATTCTGCGAAGCCTGTTCATTGCTGTTTGAGCAGGCTGATAGCACCATTAATCCGGCTACAAATGCAGATACCAATACGAGCTTGCTAGTCTTCATCTCACTCCACTCCCTATTTTTTGGAATTAAACCTTGAATTCTACAATAATAAAACATATAATTTTGTCTAATTAATATATTCCGATTGTTTAACTATGTTTTATTTTGTTAAAGATCATTATAATAATTTGTTCCATTTATGTAAATAGTTATTTGTTTATGGATTATATGATAATAGACCCATTTTTTTATTATCTTATCATGGCAGACCAATAAACCATTCATTGCAAACAAATTCACCTCACAAATTGACGCAAAGAAAGGACAGGCACCCCGCCCTGTCCTTTCTTAATAGATATGAGTATGGCCTGCCCGTATGAAGCGCCGCCCGAAAACATACAATTTAATCTAAAAAAAGACAAGGACTAAGGTCTCTTGTCTTTTTCGTTCTATATGAAGTTAAGCGCCTGCTTCTTCAACCTGGAGGAAGGTCTCCGGCTGCTTCAGCAGCTTGATGCGCGATATTCTCTTGTTGTCAGTCTCCTCGATAATAAAGGTATAACCTTCAAAATTCACAGTCTGCCCAACCCGAGGAGGAAGTACCTCGATGTGCGAATAAACCCAGCCGCCAATCGTATCATAATCTTCTGAATCCATTTCCATGCCGAACCGGTCATTAATGGTCTCGATCAGCATCAACCCATCAATTGAGAAAGAATTCTCTCCCGTCTGCTCGATACCAGGCCGCTCCTCGTCGAATTCATCCTGGATTTCCCCTACAATCTGCTCCATGATGTCTTCCAAGGTCACAAGACCTGAAGTGCCGCCATATTCATCAATCAAGATGGCAATCTGCGTCTTGTTCCGCTGCATTCGCTTCATCAAATCACTGATAGAGATTGACTCTGGCACGGCCATAATAGGACGCAGCAGACTGCGAAGATCAATGCTTTCGGATCGAATCATATCTTTGATATGGATAAAGCCAATGATATGGTCCTTATCATTATCTGCAAGCGGATAGCGTGTTCGCATACCCTCAAGAGCAATATCAATATTCTCCTGAACCGTATTGTTCATGTACAAGCAGATCATTTCCGTACGGGGAATCATGATCTCCCTCGCTGTTGTATCCGCGAATTCAAAGATATTATCCATCAGCTTCATTTCTGCGCTGTCAATTAGGCCGCTCTCGCTGCTTTCTTTCATCAGAATTCGGATTTCTTCTTCTGTGTGCGCATAATCCTGCTCCGTTGCTGGACGGATATGCAGCATAGCCAACAAAGCGTTCGCAAGCCCATTAATTACCCATATCAAGGGGTACATTAAGGTATAGAAAAAGGTCATCGGTTTCGCAGACAGCAAGGTGACTTGCTCCGCCTTACGTACCGCGATCGTCTTGGGCGCAAGTTCGCCCAGTACAATATGCAGGACAGCTATGAAGAGAAAAGCTATAGCGAGGGACACGCCGTAGACTAAGCCTTGATGCCATCCCATCCAGTCAAACAGCGGCTGCAACAAGTTTGCCACAACCGGCTGCCCCAGCCACCCCAGTCCCAGGGAAGCTAGTGTTATGCCTAATTGGCACGCAGACATATATCCGTCTACATGGTTAATAATTCGTCTAGCTACCAGAGCGTTCTTACGGCCTTCTTCGACCAATGTCTCCATTCGGCCGCCTCTAATCTTGACCATGGCGTATTCCGCCGATACAAAAAAACCAT from Paenibacillus sp. CAA11 encodes:
- a CDS encoding hemolysin family protein, with amino-acid sequence MSDPLPSLLQIGLILLLVLLNGFFVSAEYAMVKIRGGRMETLVEEGRKNALVARRIINHVDGYMSACQLGITLASLGLGWLGQPVVANLLQPLFDWMGWHQGLVYGVSLAIAFLFIAVLHIVLGELAPKTIAVRKAEQVTLLSAKPMTFFYTLMYPLIWVINGLANALLAMLHIRPATEQDYAHTEEEIRILMKESSESGLIDSAEMKLMDNIFEFADTTAREIMIPRTEMICLYMNNTVQENIDIALEGMRTRYPLADNDKDHIIGFIHIKDMIRSESIDLRSLLRPIMAVPESISISDLMKRMQRNKTQIAILIDEYGGTSGLVTLEDIMEQIVGEIQDEFDEERPGIEQTGENSFSIDGLMLIETINDRFGMEMDSEDYDTIGGWVYSHIEVLPPRVGQTVNFEGYTFIIEETDNKRISRIKLLKQPETFLQVEEAGA